A single region of the Lates calcarifer isolate ASB-BC8 linkage group LG16_LG22, TLL_Latcal_v3, whole genome shotgun sequence genome encodes:
- the degs1 gene encoding sphingolipid delta(4)-desaturase DES1 has translation MGNRVAREDYEWVYTDQPHADRRKEILAKYPEIKSLMGPDRRLKWIVCMMVAIQFLAFYLVKDLDWKWVLFWTYAFGSCINHSMTLAIHEISHNTAFGNNKAMWNRYFAMFANLPIGLPYSASFKRYHLDHHRYLGGDGVDVDIPTEFEGWFFCTRFRKFIWIILQPLFYAIRPLCINPKPITQLEVTNVAFQLTFDILLYWLWGAKPVVYMLAGSMLGMGLHPISGHFIAEHYMFLKGHETYSYYGSLNLLTFNVGYHNEHHDFPSIPGRRLPMVKKIAAEYYDDLPQYTSWVKVLYDFIMDDTLSPYSRIKRKLKGDVKQE, from the exons ATGGGGAACCGGGTCGCCCGTGAGGACTACGAATGGGTGTATACGGACCAGCCGCATGCCGACAGGAGAAAAGAGATCCTGG CCAAATATCCAGAAATCAAGTCGTTGATGGGTCCTGACCGGAGGCTGAAATGGATTGTGTGCATGATGGTGGCGATACAATTTTTAGCTTTCTACCTGGTTAAAGACTTGGACTGGAAATGGGTTTTGTTTTGGACCTATGCCTTCGGCAGCTGTATCAACCACTCAATGACCCTTGCCATTCATGAGATCTCCCACAACACGGCCTTTGGAAACAACAAGGCCATGTGGAACCGCTACTTTGCCATGTTTGCCAATCTGCCCATTGGCCTACCCTATTCTGCCTCCTTCAAACGTTATCACCTGGACCATCATCGGTACCTGGGTGGAGATGGTGTAGATGTAGACATCCCCACTGAGTTTGAAGGCTGGTTTTTCTGCACACGCTTCCGTAAATTCATCTGGATTATTCTTCAGCCGCTGTTCTACGCCATCCGGCCCCTCTGCATCAACCCCAAACCCATCACTCAGCTGGAGGTGACCAACGTGGCCTTCCAGCTCACCTTTGACATCCTGCTTTACTGGCTCTGGGGGGCCAAGCCTGTGGTCTACATGCTGGCTGGCTCCATGCTGGGGATGGGCTTGCACCCCATCTCAGGTCACTTCATAGCTGAGCATTACATGTTCCTCAAGGGCCATGAGACCTACTCCTACTATGGCTCCCTCAACCTGCTCACTTTTAATGTAGGCTACCACAATGAGCACCATGACTTCCCCAGCATCCCAGGACGCAGGCTGCCCATG GTGAAGAAGATAGCAGCAGAGTATTATGATGACCTGCCTCAGTACACATCATGGGTGAAGGTCCTGTATGACTTCATCATGGACGATACACTGAGCCCATACTCTCGAATCAAGCGGAAGCTGAAGGGAGATGTCAAACAGGAGTAA
- the fbxo28 gene encoding F-box only protein 28, giving the protein MAAVVERVDGCVGSLDSDAVSPRQSTPPPDQPHQNNPLLGLPIVAIETILNFLSYDEISLLRSVCKRMDMICQRVLNQGFLKVERYHSLCQRQVKAQLPRRESERRNHSLARHADILAAVETRLSLLNMTFMKYVDSNLCCFIPGKVIDEIYRVLRYVNSTRAPQRAHEVLQELRDISSMAMEYFDEKIVPILKKKLPGADLSGRLIGSAPVAGPSTSLTTMSLLAKNTPSRSEMTKVQQQVKVNGASMTVLRREMQEIRVKQLEQQKQLQDQEQKLLEQTQVIGEQNARLAELEHKLRELMDSSAAAMGGPRPSSAVPSTSSNAAMSSTVASTSSIVLASGNVAAASIPIEPEGEGGSSVKRTRKSPDLPRQSKRLRSKK; this is encoded by the exons ATGGCGGCCGTTGTAGAGAGAGTTGATGGATGTGTTGGGTCCCTGGATTCAGACGCGGTGTCACCGAGACAGTCCACCCCTCCACCGGACCAGCCGCACCAGAACAACCCTCTGTTAGGACTGCCCATTGTGGCCATTGAGACTATTCTCAATTTTCTGTCGTACGATGAAATCAGCCTGCTTCGTTCG GTGTGTAAGCGCATGGACATGATCTGCCAGCGAGTCCTGAATCAGGGTTTCCTGAAGGTAGAGCGTTACCACAGTCTGTGCCAGAGACAAGTTAAAGCCCAGCTGCCCAG GCgagagtcagagaggagaaaccaTTCACTGGCTCGTCATGCTGATATCCTGGCTGCTGTGGAGACACGCCTCTCTCTGCTCAACATGACCTTCATGAAATATGTCGACTCaaacctctgctgcttcatccCTGGAAAG GTGATAGATGAGATTTATCGTGTGCTGCGTTACGTGAACTCCACTCGAGCCCCACAGCGAGCTCATGAGGTTCTGCAGGAGCTGAGAGATATTTCCTCCATGGCCATGGAGTACTTTGATGAAAAGATTGTCCCTATCCTGAAGAAGAAGCTGCCAGGGGCTGATCTGTCTGGCCGCCTCATCGGTTCTGCACCAG TGGCAGGTCCATCTACCTCCCTGACCACTATGTCCCTGCTGGCCAAGAACACGCCATCGCGCTCTGAGATGACCAaggtgcagcagcaggtgaaggtGAATGGGGCGTCGATGACAGTACTGCGGAGGGAGATGCAGGAAATTCGCGTCAAGCAGCTGGAGCAACAAAAGCAGCTGCAGGACCAGGAACAGAAGCTGCTGGAACAGACCCAGGTAATTGGTGAGCAGAACGCCCGCCTTGCAGAGCTGGAGCACAAGCTCCGTGAACTGATGGACAGTAGTGCTGCTGCTATGGGAGGACCGAGGCCCAGCTCAGCTGTCCCCTCCACATCCAGCAACGCTGCCATGTCTTCCACTGTTGCTAGCACGTCTAGTATTGTGTTGGCAAGTGGCAATGTGGCTGCAGCCTCTATACCCATAGAGccagagggtgagggagggtcATCGGTCAAACGCACCAGAAAGAGCCCAGACCTTCCACGACAGTCCAAACGGCTGCGCAGCAAGAAATAA